A window of Bos taurus isolate L1 Dominette 01449 registration number 42190680 breed Hereford chromosome 8, ARS-UCD2.0, whole genome shotgun sequence contains these coding sequences:
- the GSN gene encoding gelsolin isoform X2, translated as MRLGRCGWERLACPLPSPAMVKEESLRGDSDPWPGSMVVEHPEFLKAGKEPGLQIWRVEKFDLVPVPPNLYGDFFTGDAYVILKTVQLRNGNLQYDLHYWLGNECSQDESGAAAIFTVQLDDYLNGRAVQHREVQGFESATFLGYFKSGLKYKKGGVASGFKHVVPNEVVVQRLFQVKGRRVVRATEVPVSWESFNNGDCFILDLGNDIYQWCGSSSNRFERLKATQVSKGIRDNERSGRARVHVSEEGAEPEAMLEVLGPKPALPAGTEDTAKEDAANRKLAKLYKVSNGAGTMSVSLVADENPFAQGALRSEDCFILDHGKDGKIFVWKGRQANTEERKAALKTASDFISKMDYPRQTQVSVLPEGGETPLFKQFFKNWRDPDQTDGPGLSYLSSHIANVERVPFDAATLHTSTAMAAQHGMDDDGRGQKQIWRIEGSDKVPVDPATYGQFYGGDSYIILYNYRHGGRQGQIIYNWQGAQSTQDEVAASAILTAQLDEELGGTPVQSRVVQGKEPAHLMSLFGGKPMIIYRGGTSREGGQTAPASTRLFQVRASSSGATRAVEVMPKAGALNSNDAFVLKTPSAAYLWVGAGASEAEKTGALELLRVLRAQPVQVAEGSEPDSFWEALGGKAAYRTSPRLKDKKMDAHPPRLFACSNKIGRFVIEEVPGELMQEDLATDDVMLLDTWDQVFVWVGKDSQEEEKTEALTSAKRYIETDPANRDRRTPITVVKQGFEPPSFVGWFLGWDDNYWSVDPLDRALAELAA; from the exons CCGGGCAGCATGGTGGTGGAACACCCCGAGTTCCTCAAGGCAGGGAAGGAGCCCGGCCTGCAGATCTGGCGTGTGGAGAAGTTCGACCTGGTTCCCGTGCCCCCCAACCTTTACGGAGACTTCTTCACAGGCGATGCCTATGTCATCCTGAAGACGGTGCAGCTGAGGAATGGGAACCTGCAGTATGACCTCCACTACTGGCTGG GCAATGAATGCAGCCAGGACGAGAGCGGGGCAGCCGCCATCTTCACCGTGCAGCTGGACGACTACCTGAACGGCCGGGCTGTGCAGCACCGCGAGGTCCAGGGCTTCGAGTCGGCCACCTTCCTCGGCTACTTCAAGTCCGGCCTCAAGTACAAG AAAGGAGGCGTGGCATCGGGATTCAAGCACGTGGTCCCCAACGAGGTGGTGGTGCAGAGACTCTTCCAGGTCAAAGGGCGGCGTGTGGTCCGTGCCACCGAGGTGCCTGTGTCCTGGGAGAGCTTCAACAACGGCGACTGCTTCATCCTGGACCTGGGCAAC GACATCTACCAGTGGTGTGGCTCCAGCAGCAACCGCTTTGAGAGGCTGAAGGCCACACAGGTGTCCAAGGGCATCCGGGACAACGAGCGGAGTGGCCGGGCCCGCGTGCACGTTTCCGAGGAGGGCGCCGAGCCTGAGGCCATGCTCGAG GTGCTGGGCCCCAAGCCAGCTCTGCCCGCAGGGACCGAGGACACAGCCAAGGAGGACGCGGCCAACCGCAAGCTGGCCAAGCTGTACAAG GTCTCCAATGGTGCAGGCACCATGTCGGTCTCCCTCGTGGCTGACGAGAACCCCTTCGCCCAGGGGGCCTTGAGGTCAGAGGACTGCTTCATCCTGGACCATGGCAAAGACGGAAAGATCTTTGTCTGGAAAG GCAGGCAGGCCAACACCGAGGAGAGGAAGGCCGCCCTCAAAACAGCGTCCGACTTCATCTCCAAGATGGACTACCCCAGGCAGACCCAG GTCTCTGTCCTTCCCGAGGGCGGCGAGACCCCGCTGTTCAAACAGTTCTTCAAGAACTGGCGGGACCCAGACCAGACGGACGGCCCGGGCCTGAGCTATCTCTCCAGCCACATTGCCAACGTGGAGCGCGTGCCCTTCGACGCGGCCACCCTGCACACCTCCACTGCCATGGCTGCCCAGCACGGCATGGATGATGACGGCAGAGGGCAGAAGCAG ATCTGGAGAATTGAAGGTTCCGACAAAGTGCCGGTGGACCCCGCCACGTACGGACAGTTCTACGGTGGTGACAGCTACATCATTCTGTACAACTACCGCCACGGCGGCCGTCAGGGACAGATCATCTACAACTG GCAGGGCGCCCAGTCCACCCAGGATGAGGTCGCTGCCTCGGCCATCCTGACCGCTCAGCTGGACGAGGAGCTGGGAGGGACTCCCGTGCAG AGCCGTGTGGTCCAAGGCAAGGAGCCCGCTCACCTCATGAGCCTGTTTGGCGGGAAACCCATGATCATCTACAGGGGCGGCACCTCCCGCGAGGGTGGGCAGACGGCCCCCGCCAGCACCCGCCTGTTCCAGGTCCGGGCCAGCAGCTCTGGAGCCACCCGAGCCGTGGAG GTGATGCCCAAGGCTGGCGCGCTGAATTCCAACGATGCCTTTGTCCTGAAGACCCCCTCGGCCGCCTACCTGTGGGTGGGTGCGGGAGCCAGCGAGGCAGAGAAGACTGGGGCCCTGGAGCTGCTCAGGGTGCTTCGGGCCCAACCCGTGCAGGTGGCAGAAGGCAGCGAGCCAG ACAGCTTCTGGGAGGCCCTGGGTGGGAAGGCCGCCTACCGCACGTCCCCACGGCTGAAGGACAAGAAGATGGACGCCCACCCTCCTCGCCTCTTTGCCTGCTCCAACAAGATCGGACGTTTCGTG ATCGAGGAGGTCCCTGGCGAGCTCATGCAGGAAGACTTGGCCACTGATGACGTCATGCTTCTGGACACCTGGGACCAG GTCTTTGTCTGGGTTGGTAAGGATTCTCAAGAAGAGGAGAAGACAGAAGCCCTGACCTCTG CTAAGCGCTACATCGAGACGGACCCAGCTAATCGTGACCGGCGGACCCCCATCACTGTGGTGAAGCAGGGCTTCGAGCCCCCCTCGTTCGTGGGCTGGTTCCTCGGCTGGGATGACAACTATTGGTCTGTGGACCCCTTGGACAGGGCCCTCGCTGAGCTGGCTGCCTGA
- the GSN gene encoding gelsolin isoform X1, with translation MPHLAGAPGASSSWKLSLSPFCFWQAAPFTLSPTSAASLIGALFFFPQMFSRSLTTSCLPGSMVVEHPEFLKAGKEPGLQIWRVEKFDLVPVPPNLYGDFFTGDAYVILKTVQLRNGNLQYDLHYWLGNECSQDESGAAAIFTVQLDDYLNGRAVQHREVQGFESATFLGYFKSGLKYKKGGVASGFKHVVPNEVVVQRLFQVKGRRVVRATEVPVSWESFNNGDCFILDLGNDIYQWCGSSSNRFERLKATQVSKGIRDNERSGRARVHVSEEGAEPEAMLEVLGPKPALPAGTEDTAKEDAANRKLAKLYKVSNGAGTMSVSLVADENPFAQGALRSEDCFILDHGKDGKIFVWKGRQANTEERKAALKTASDFISKMDYPRQTQVSVLPEGGETPLFKQFFKNWRDPDQTDGPGLSYLSSHIANVERVPFDAATLHTSTAMAAQHGMDDDGRGQKQIWRIEGSDKVPVDPATYGQFYGGDSYIILYNYRHGGRQGQIIYNWQGAQSTQDEVAASAILTAQLDEELGGTPVQSRVVQGKEPAHLMSLFGGKPMIIYRGGTSREGGQTAPASTRLFQVRASSSGATRAVEVMPKAGALNSNDAFVLKTPSAAYLWVGAGASEAEKTGALELLRVLRAQPVQVAEGSEPDSFWEALGGKAAYRTSPRLKDKKMDAHPPRLFACSNKIGRFVIEEVPGELMQEDLATDDVMLLDTWDQVFVWVGKDSQEEEKTEALTSAKRYIETDPANRDRRTPITVVKQGFEPPSFVGWFLGWDDNYWSVDPLDRALAELAA, from the exons CCGGGCAGCATGGTGGTGGAACACCCCGAGTTCCTCAAGGCAGGGAAGGAGCCCGGCCTGCAGATCTGGCGTGTGGAGAAGTTCGACCTGGTTCCCGTGCCCCCCAACCTTTACGGAGACTTCTTCACAGGCGATGCCTATGTCATCCTGAAGACGGTGCAGCTGAGGAATGGGAACCTGCAGTATGACCTCCACTACTGGCTGG GCAATGAATGCAGCCAGGACGAGAGCGGGGCAGCCGCCATCTTCACCGTGCAGCTGGACGACTACCTGAACGGCCGGGCTGTGCAGCACCGCGAGGTCCAGGGCTTCGAGTCGGCCACCTTCCTCGGCTACTTCAAGTCCGGCCTCAAGTACAAG AAAGGAGGCGTGGCATCGGGATTCAAGCACGTGGTCCCCAACGAGGTGGTGGTGCAGAGACTCTTCCAGGTCAAAGGGCGGCGTGTGGTCCGTGCCACCGAGGTGCCTGTGTCCTGGGAGAGCTTCAACAACGGCGACTGCTTCATCCTGGACCTGGGCAAC GACATCTACCAGTGGTGTGGCTCCAGCAGCAACCGCTTTGAGAGGCTGAAGGCCACACAGGTGTCCAAGGGCATCCGGGACAACGAGCGGAGTGGCCGGGCCCGCGTGCACGTTTCCGAGGAGGGCGCCGAGCCTGAGGCCATGCTCGAG GTGCTGGGCCCCAAGCCAGCTCTGCCCGCAGGGACCGAGGACACAGCCAAGGAGGACGCGGCCAACCGCAAGCTGGCCAAGCTGTACAAG GTCTCCAATGGTGCAGGCACCATGTCGGTCTCCCTCGTGGCTGACGAGAACCCCTTCGCCCAGGGGGCCTTGAGGTCAGAGGACTGCTTCATCCTGGACCATGGCAAAGACGGAAAGATCTTTGTCTGGAAAG GCAGGCAGGCCAACACCGAGGAGAGGAAGGCCGCCCTCAAAACAGCGTCCGACTTCATCTCCAAGATGGACTACCCCAGGCAGACCCAG GTCTCTGTCCTTCCCGAGGGCGGCGAGACCCCGCTGTTCAAACAGTTCTTCAAGAACTGGCGGGACCCAGACCAGACGGACGGCCCGGGCCTGAGCTATCTCTCCAGCCACATTGCCAACGTGGAGCGCGTGCCCTTCGACGCGGCCACCCTGCACACCTCCACTGCCATGGCTGCCCAGCACGGCATGGATGATGACGGCAGAGGGCAGAAGCAG ATCTGGAGAATTGAAGGTTCCGACAAAGTGCCGGTGGACCCCGCCACGTACGGACAGTTCTACGGTGGTGACAGCTACATCATTCTGTACAACTACCGCCACGGCGGCCGTCAGGGACAGATCATCTACAACTG GCAGGGCGCCCAGTCCACCCAGGATGAGGTCGCTGCCTCGGCCATCCTGACCGCTCAGCTGGACGAGGAGCTGGGAGGGACTCCCGTGCAG AGCCGTGTGGTCCAAGGCAAGGAGCCCGCTCACCTCATGAGCCTGTTTGGCGGGAAACCCATGATCATCTACAGGGGCGGCACCTCCCGCGAGGGTGGGCAGACGGCCCCCGCCAGCACCCGCCTGTTCCAGGTCCGGGCCAGCAGCTCTGGAGCCACCCGAGCCGTGGAG GTGATGCCCAAGGCTGGCGCGCTGAATTCCAACGATGCCTTTGTCCTGAAGACCCCCTCGGCCGCCTACCTGTGGGTGGGTGCGGGAGCCAGCGAGGCAGAGAAGACTGGGGCCCTGGAGCTGCTCAGGGTGCTTCGGGCCCAACCCGTGCAGGTGGCAGAAGGCAGCGAGCCAG ACAGCTTCTGGGAGGCCCTGGGTGGGAAGGCCGCCTACCGCACGTCCCCACGGCTGAAGGACAAGAAGATGGACGCCCACCCTCCTCGCCTCTTTGCCTGCTCCAACAAGATCGGACGTTTCGTG ATCGAGGAGGTCCCTGGCGAGCTCATGCAGGAAGACTTGGCCACTGATGACGTCATGCTTCTGGACACCTGGGACCAG GTCTTTGTCTGGGTTGGTAAGGATTCTCAAGAAGAGGAGAAGACAGAAGCCCTGACCTCTG CTAAGCGCTACATCGAGACGGACCCAGCTAATCGTGACCGGCGGACCCCCATCACTGTGGTGAAGCAGGGCTTCGAGCCCCCCTCGTTCGTGGGCTGGTTCCTCGGCTGGGATGACAACTATTGGTCTGTGGACCCCTTGGACAGGGCCCTCGCTGAGCTGGCTGCCTGA
- the GSN gene encoding gelsolin isoform X3: protein MEKLFCCFPGSMVVEHPEFLKAGKEPGLQIWRVEKFDLVPVPPNLYGDFFTGDAYVILKTVQLRNGNLQYDLHYWLGNECSQDESGAAAIFTVQLDDYLNGRAVQHREVQGFESATFLGYFKSGLKYKKGGVASGFKHVVPNEVVVQRLFQVKGRRVVRATEVPVSWESFNNGDCFILDLGNDIYQWCGSSSNRFERLKATQVSKGIRDNERSGRARVHVSEEGAEPEAMLEVLGPKPALPAGTEDTAKEDAANRKLAKLYKVSNGAGTMSVSLVADENPFAQGALRSEDCFILDHGKDGKIFVWKGRQANTEERKAALKTASDFISKMDYPRQTQVSVLPEGGETPLFKQFFKNWRDPDQTDGPGLSYLSSHIANVERVPFDAATLHTSTAMAAQHGMDDDGRGQKQIWRIEGSDKVPVDPATYGQFYGGDSYIILYNYRHGGRQGQIIYNWQGAQSTQDEVAASAILTAQLDEELGGTPVQSRVVQGKEPAHLMSLFGGKPMIIYRGGTSREGGQTAPASTRLFQVRASSSGATRAVEVMPKAGALNSNDAFVLKTPSAAYLWVGAGASEAEKTGALELLRVLRAQPVQVAEGSEPDSFWEALGGKAAYRTSPRLKDKKMDAHPPRLFACSNKIGRFVIEEVPGELMQEDLATDDVMLLDTWDQVFVWVGKDSQEEEKTEALTSAKRYIETDPANRDRRTPITVVKQGFEPPSFVGWFLGWDDNYWSVDPLDRALAELAA from the exons CCGGGCAGCATGGTGGTGGAACACCCCGAGTTCCTCAAGGCAGGGAAGGAGCCCGGCCTGCAGATCTGGCGTGTGGAGAAGTTCGACCTGGTTCCCGTGCCCCCCAACCTTTACGGAGACTTCTTCACAGGCGATGCCTATGTCATCCTGAAGACGGTGCAGCTGAGGAATGGGAACCTGCAGTATGACCTCCACTACTGGCTGG GCAATGAATGCAGCCAGGACGAGAGCGGGGCAGCCGCCATCTTCACCGTGCAGCTGGACGACTACCTGAACGGCCGGGCTGTGCAGCACCGCGAGGTCCAGGGCTTCGAGTCGGCCACCTTCCTCGGCTACTTCAAGTCCGGCCTCAAGTACAAG AAAGGAGGCGTGGCATCGGGATTCAAGCACGTGGTCCCCAACGAGGTGGTGGTGCAGAGACTCTTCCAGGTCAAAGGGCGGCGTGTGGTCCGTGCCACCGAGGTGCCTGTGTCCTGGGAGAGCTTCAACAACGGCGACTGCTTCATCCTGGACCTGGGCAAC GACATCTACCAGTGGTGTGGCTCCAGCAGCAACCGCTTTGAGAGGCTGAAGGCCACACAGGTGTCCAAGGGCATCCGGGACAACGAGCGGAGTGGCCGGGCCCGCGTGCACGTTTCCGAGGAGGGCGCCGAGCCTGAGGCCATGCTCGAG GTGCTGGGCCCCAAGCCAGCTCTGCCCGCAGGGACCGAGGACACAGCCAAGGAGGACGCGGCCAACCGCAAGCTGGCCAAGCTGTACAAG GTCTCCAATGGTGCAGGCACCATGTCGGTCTCCCTCGTGGCTGACGAGAACCCCTTCGCCCAGGGGGCCTTGAGGTCAGAGGACTGCTTCATCCTGGACCATGGCAAAGACGGAAAGATCTTTGTCTGGAAAG GCAGGCAGGCCAACACCGAGGAGAGGAAGGCCGCCCTCAAAACAGCGTCCGACTTCATCTCCAAGATGGACTACCCCAGGCAGACCCAG GTCTCTGTCCTTCCCGAGGGCGGCGAGACCCCGCTGTTCAAACAGTTCTTCAAGAACTGGCGGGACCCAGACCAGACGGACGGCCCGGGCCTGAGCTATCTCTCCAGCCACATTGCCAACGTGGAGCGCGTGCCCTTCGACGCGGCCACCCTGCACACCTCCACTGCCATGGCTGCCCAGCACGGCATGGATGATGACGGCAGAGGGCAGAAGCAG ATCTGGAGAATTGAAGGTTCCGACAAAGTGCCGGTGGACCCCGCCACGTACGGACAGTTCTACGGTGGTGACAGCTACATCATTCTGTACAACTACCGCCACGGCGGCCGTCAGGGACAGATCATCTACAACTG GCAGGGCGCCCAGTCCACCCAGGATGAGGTCGCTGCCTCGGCCATCCTGACCGCTCAGCTGGACGAGGAGCTGGGAGGGACTCCCGTGCAG AGCCGTGTGGTCCAAGGCAAGGAGCCCGCTCACCTCATGAGCCTGTTTGGCGGGAAACCCATGATCATCTACAGGGGCGGCACCTCCCGCGAGGGTGGGCAGACGGCCCCCGCCAGCACCCGCCTGTTCCAGGTCCGGGCCAGCAGCTCTGGAGCCACCCGAGCCGTGGAG GTGATGCCCAAGGCTGGCGCGCTGAATTCCAACGATGCCTTTGTCCTGAAGACCCCCTCGGCCGCCTACCTGTGGGTGGGTGCGGGAGCCAGCGAGGCAGAGAAGACTGGGGCCCTGGAGCTGCTCAGGGTGCTTCGGGCCCAACCCGTGCAGGTGGCAGAAGGCAGCGAGCCAG ACAGCTTCTGGGAGGCCCTGGGTGGGAAGGCCGCCTACCGCACGTCCCCACGGCTGAAGGACAAGAAGATGGACGCCCACCCTCCTCGCCTCTTTGCCTGCTCCAACAAGATCGGACGTTTCGTG ATCGAGGAGGTCCCTGGCGAGCTCATGCAGGAAGACTTGGCCACTGATGACGTCATGCTTCTGGACACCTGGGACCAG GTCTTTGTCTGGGTTGGTAAGGATTCTCAAGAAGAGGAGAAGACAGAAGCCCTGACCTCTG CTAAGCGCTACATCGAGACGGACCCAGCTAATCGTGACCGGCGGACCCCCATCACTGTGGTGAAGCAGGGCTTCGAGCCCCCCTCGTTCGTGGGCTGGTTCCTCGGCTGGGATGACAACTATTGGTCTGTGGACCCCTTGGACAGGGCCCTCGCTGAGCTGGCTGCCTGA
- the GSN gene encoding gelsolin isoform a precursor (isoform a precursor is encoded by transcript variant 1): MAAHRCALLGALVLALGALSQPARLATPARPGATQARAPQGRVTEARPGSMVVEHPEFLKAGKEPGLQIWRVEKFDLVPVPPNLYGDFFTGDAYVILKTVQLRNGNLQYDLHYWLGNECSQDESGAAAIFTVQLDDYLNGRAVQHREVQGFESATFLGYFKSGLKYKKGGVASGFKHVVPNEVVVQRLFQVKGRRVVRATEVPVSWESFNNGDCFILDLGNDIYQWCGSSSNRFERLKATQVSKGIRDNERSGRARVHVSEEGAEPEAMLEVLGPKPALPAGTEDTAKEDAANRKLAKLYKVSNGAGTMSVSLVADENPFAQGALRSEDCFILDHGKDGKIFVWKGRQANTEERKAALKTASDFISKMDYPRQTQVSVLPEGGETPLFKQFFKNWRDPDQTDGPGLSYLSSHIANVERVPFDAATLHTSTAMAAQHGMDDDGRGQKQIWRIEGSDKVPVDPATYGQFYGGDSYIILYNYRHGGRQGQIIYNWQGAQSTQDEVAASAILTAQLDEELGGTPVQSRVVQGKEPAHLMSLFGGKPMIIYRGGTSREGGQTAPASTRLFQVRASSSGATRAVEVMPKAGALNSNDAFVLKTPSAAYLWVGAGASEAEKTGALELLRVLRAQPVQVAEGSEPDSFWEALGGKAAYRTSPRLKDKKMDAHPPRLFACSNKIGRFVIEEVPGELMQEDLATDDVMLLDTWDQVFVWVGKDSQEEEKTEALTSAKRYIETDPANRDRRTPITVVKQGFEPPSFVGWFLGWDDNYWSVDPLDRALAELAA; this comes from the exons CCGGGCAGCATGGTGGTGGAACACCCCGAGTTCCTCAAGGCAGGGAAGGAGCCCGGCCTGCAGATCTGGCGTGTGGAGAAGTTCGACCTGGTTCCCGTGCCCCCCAACCTTTACGGAGACTTCTTCACAGGCGATGCCTATGTCATCCTGAAGACGGTGCAGCTGAGGAATGGGAACCTGCAGTATGACCTCCACTACTGGCTGG GCAATGAATGCAGCCAGGACGAGAGCGGGGCAGCCGCCATCTTCACCGTGCAGCTGGACGACTACCTGAACGGCCGGGCTGTGCAGCACCGCGAGGTCCAGGGCTTCGAGTCGGCCACCTTCCTCGGCTACTTCAAGTCCGGCCTCAAGTACAAG AAAGGAGGCGTGGCATCGGGATTCAAGCACGTGGTCCCCAACGAGGTGGTGGTGCAGAGACTCTTCCAGGTCAAAGGGCGGCGTGTGGTCCGTGCCACCGAGGTGCCTGTGTCCTGGGAGAGCTTCAACAACGGCGACTGCTTCATCCTGGACCTGGGCAAC GACATCTACCAGTGGTGTGGCTCCAGCAGCAACCGCTTTGAGAGGCTGAAGGCCACACAGGTGTCCAAGGGCATCCGGGACAACGAGCGGAGTGGCCGGGCCCGCGTGCACGTTTCCGAGGAGGGCGCCGAGCCTGAGGCCATGCTCGAG GTGCTGGGCCCCAAGCCAGCTCTGCCCGCAGGGACCGAGGACACAGCCAAGGAGGACGCGGCCAACCGCAAGCTGGCCAAGCTGTACAAG GTCTCCAATGGTGCAGGCACCATGTCGGTCTCCCTCGTGGCTGACGAGAACCCCTTCGCCCAGGGGGCCTTGAGGTCAGAGGACTGCTTCATCCTGGACCATGGCAAAGACGGAAAGATCTTTGTCTGGAAAG GCAGGCAGGCCAACACCGAGGAGAGGAAGGCCGCCCTCAAAACAGCGTCCGACTTCATCTCCAAGATGGACTACCCCAGGCAGACCCAG GTCTCTGTCCTTCCCGAGGGCGGCGAGACCCCGCTGTTCAAACAGTTCTTCAAGAACTGGCGGGACCCAGACCAGACGGACGGCCCGGGCCTGAGCTATCTCTCCAGCCACATTGCCAACGTGGAGCGCGTGCCCTTCGACGCGGCCACCCTGCACACCTCCACTGCCATGGCTGCCCAGCACGGCATGGATGATGACGGCAGAGGGCAGAAGCAG ATCTGGAGAATTGAAGGTTCCGACAAAGTGCCGGTGGACCCCGCCACGTACGGACAGTTCTACGGTGGTGACAGCTACATCATTCTGTACAACTACCGCCACGGCGGCCGTCAGGGACAGATCATCTACAACTG GCAGGGCGCCCAGTCCACCCAGGATGAGGTCGCTGCCTCGGCCATCCTGACCGCTCAGCTGGACGAGGAGCTGGGAGGGACTCCCGTGCAG AGCCGTGTGGTCCAAGGCAAGGAGCCCGCTCACCTCATGAGCCTGTTTGGCGGGAAACCCATGATCATCTACAGGGGCGGCACCTCCCGCGAGGGTGGGCAGACGGCCCCCGCCAGCACCCGCCTGTTCCAGGTCCGGGCCAGCAGCTCTGGAGCCACCCGAGCCGTGGAG GTGATGCCCAAGGCTGGCGCGCTGAATTCCAACGATGCCTTTGTCCTGAAGACCCCCTCGGCCGCCTACCTGTGGGTGGGTGCGGGAGCCAGCGAGGCAGAGAAGACTGGGGCCCTGGAGCTGCTCAGGGTGCTTCGGGCCCAACCCGTGCAGGTGGCAGAAGGCAGCGAGCCAG ACAGCTTCTGGGAGGCCCTGGGTGGGAAGGCCGCCTACCGCACGTCCCCACGGCTGAAGGACAAGAAGATGGACGCCCACCCTCCTCGCCTCTTTGCCTGCTCCAACAAGATCGGACGTTTCGTG ATCGAGGAGGTCCCTGGCGAGCTCATGCAGGAAGACTTGGCCACTGATGACGTCATGCTTCTGGACACCTGGGACCAG GTCTTTGTCTGGGTTGGTAAGGATTCTCAAGAAGAGGAGAAGACAGAAGCCCTGACCTCTG CTAAGCGCTACATCGAGACGGACCCAGCTAATCGTGACCGGCGGACCCCCATCACTGTGGTGAAGCAGGGCTTCGAGCCCCCCTCGTTCGTGGGCTGGTTCCTCGGCTGGGATGACAACTATTGGTCTGTGGACCCCTTGGACAGGGCCCTCGCTGAGCTGGCTGCCTGA